The Leucobacter sp. UCMA 4100 genome window below encodes:
- a CDS encoding HsdM family class I SAM-dependent methyltransferase: MLRDRWLLFKVAVRPVEESSYNTCEQCREPPYGGTEQESVKANFPQTFRSSETADLFIALITYRLKRNGRAGVVLPDGFLFSNDGAKLALKERLLKEFNLHTIVRLPGSVFSPYTSIATNLLFFDNTGETKETWYYRVDLPEGYKAFSKTRPMLREHLADAAEWWVDRREIQDADGNPKARLFTADQLIEGGYNLDLCGFPRATTVVLSPEETIADYKAKRAELDAQIDAKIAQIEALLAVTE, encoded by the coding sequence ATGCTTAGGGACAGATGGTTACTTTTCAAAGTAGCGGTCAGGCCGGTCGAAGAGTCAAGTTACAACACATGCGAACAATGCAGGGAACCGCCCTACGGTGGAACTGAACAAGAATCAGTCAAAGCGAACTTTCCTCAAACGTTCCGTTCCTCTGAAACCGCAGACCTTTTCATCGCGCTCATCACCTACAGGCTCAAACGAAACGGACGAGCCGGGGTCGTATTGCCCGATGGGTTTCTCTTCAGCAACGACGGAGCGAAGCTCGCACTGAAGGAACGGCTCCTCAAGGAGTTCAACCTCCACACCATCGTCCGCCTGCCCGGATCAGTATTCTCGCCTTACACCTCCATTGCCACCAACCTTCTGTTCTTCGACAACACCGGCGAAACCAAAGAGACCTGGTACTACCGAGTAGACCTCCCCGAAGGCTACAAAGCGTTCTCCAAGACCAGGCCAATGCTGAGAGAACACCTGGCAGACGCCGCTGAGTGGTGGGTGGATCGTCGAGAGATCCAGGACGCAGACGGCAATCCTAAAGCGAGGCTGTTCACCGCCGATCAACTCATCGAGGGAGGTTACAACCTTGACCTCTGCGGCTTCCCACGGGCAACCACGGTCGTACTCAGCCCAGAAGAAACCATCGCTGACTATAAGGCCAAACGAGCCGAACTTGATGCGCAAATTGACGCTAAGATCGCCCAGATCGAAGCACTCCTGGCGGTGACAGAATGA
- a CDS encoding restriction endonuclease subunit S has translation MIADRLRAAVLQAAISGKLTDQRTEDGTATELLEQIATERAALVNAKKLKKQKPLPPVTEEDRPFQIPSNWVWARFGEATRYAQRGKSPTYADVSPYLAVSQKCVRWTGFDPALARPYAPEAFAALPQDRILSAGDILWNSTGTGTVGRSTVLPESGDFGKMAADSHVTVIRTFPEVLPRFVDVFISSPHIQQNMDDLTSGTTKQQELNLGTILELQLPIPPLAEQVRIIAKLDEVLPLIDELAELEKEREHLDHEFAKAIERAILQAAISGKLTKQHPEDGTAEELLETIKTKRQKLERRAKSKNRNHYYQRIKQTNPSTCQRRGRTPLWASLSH, from the coding sequence ATGATCGCCGACCGCCTCCGCGCCGCCGTGCTCCAAGCAGCTATCAGCGGCAAACTCACCGACCAACGCACAGAAGACGGCACCGCAACAGAACTCCTGGAGCAGATCGCTACAGAAAGGGCTGCGCTGGTCAACGCGAAGAAGCTTAAGAAGCAGAAACCGCTGCCACCCGTCACGGAGGAAGATCGGCCATTCCAGATACCCTCCAATTGGGTATGGGCACGTTTCGGGGAGGCCACAAGGTATGCCCAGCGAGGCAAGTCTCCAACGTATGCCGATGTCTCCCCGTATTTGGCGGTCTCTCAGAAGTGTGTACGCTGGACAGGGTTCGATCCTGCTCTGGCACGCCCGTATGCACCCGAGGCGTTCGCGGCGCTTCCACAGGATCGGATTCTGAGTGCGGGTGACATTCTTTGGAACTCGACAGGTACCGGCACAGTAGGGCGGTCAACCGTCCTGCCAGAGTCAGGTGACTTTGGCAAGATGGCTGCAGATTCGCACGTTACCGTCATACGAACCTTCCCAGAGGTTCTTCCCCGGTTCGTCGACGTCTTCATCTCGTCGCCGCACATTCAGCAGAACATGGACGACCTGACAAGCGGAACCACTAAGCAGCAAGAACTCAATTTGGGAACCATCCTTGAGTTACAACTCCCTATTCCGCCTCTAGCGGAGCAGGTTCGAATCATCGCAAAGCTTGATGAGGTTCTGCCGCTCATCGATGAACTTGCTGAACTCGAGAAAGAGAGAGAGCATCTAGACCACGAGTTCGCCAAAGCAATCGAACGCGCGATCCTCCAAGCCGCCATCAGCGGCAAACTCACCAAGCAACACCCCGAAGACGGCACCGCAGAAGAACTCCTCGAAACCATCAAAACCAAACGCCAAAAACTCGAAAGGAGGGCAAAGTCAAAAAACAGAAACCACTACTACCAGCGGATAAAACAGACGAACCCCTCGACCTGCCAAAGACGTGGGCGCACCCCGCTTTGGGCGAGCTTGTCACACTGA
- a CDS encoding restriction endonuclease subunit S, producing MGELVTLIRGIIFPASAKHKESFTGAVRCLTTGSVQSRYSDSADVFVDASFVKRSDQYLARGDAILSTANSTALVGKSIYWDQAQERTFGGFLTVARAIDNRPAVTRYLHTVLRTLFLGGAFAEKSTQTTNIANLSNTILYGIPIPLPPVAEQEHIAAKLDRALPLARDIGELVS from the coding sequence TTGGGCGAGCTTGTCACACTGATTCGTGGTATCATCTTCCCGGCGTCAGCGAAACACAAGGAATCGTTTACTGGAGCTGTCCGGTGTCTGACCACAGGGTCGGTGCAAAGTAGGTATTCAGACAGCGCTGATGTGTTCGTAGACGCCTCGTTCGTTAAGCGCTCCGATCAGTATCTAGCTCGCGGTGATGCCATCTTGTCAACAGCAAACTCAACCGCGTTAGTAGGAAAATCGATCTACTGGGATCAGGCTCAGGAGCGCACATTCGGCGGGTTCTTAACTGTTGCTCGTGCGATTGATAACCGACCCGCTGTCACTCGATATCTTCATACAGTCCTACGAACACTGTTCCTTGGCGGTGCATTCGCCGAAAAGTCGACTCAAACGACAAACATTGCAAACCTCAGTAATACGATCCTCTATGGGATTCCGATCCCTCTACCGCCCGTTGCAGAGCAAGAACACATTGCTGCCAAGCTCGACCGAGCGCTCCCCCTGGCTCGAGACATTGGGGAGCTGGTGTCGTGA
- a CDS encoding ATP-binding protein yields the protein MTPDKKMNIIVGGNEAGKPTILEAISMSLTGRVNGGLWAGDLLNPYWFNKDLVAAFFDDLEAGKKPKPPEFRIDVYLDMERGDAEKMRGIHNMLKQHDSVGITLHARPDTEYAQEFEEYLAADECPRVLPVEYYQLEWHDFALTSDASKAQRTQYRGYR from the coding sequence TTGACCCCCGACAAGAAAATGAACATCATCGTGGGCGGCAACGAGGCTGGCAAGCCTACGATTCTTGAAGCTATCTCGATGTCGCTGACTGGCCGCGTAAACGGTGGGCTCTGGGCGGGCGATCTACTCAACCCATATTGGTTCAACAAAGACCTGGTAGCCGCGTTCTTCGACGACCTCGAAGCAGGCAAGAAGCCGAAGCCGCCTGAGTTCCGAATCGACGTCTACCTGGATATGGAACGAGGTGATGCGGAAAAGATGCGCGGCATTCACAACATGCTCAAACAACACGACTCTGTTGGCATCACTCTCCACGCTCGCCCCGATACCGAGTATGCCCAGGAGTTCGAGGAGTATCTCGCCGCAGACGAGTGCCCACGGGTACTGCCTGTTGAGTACTACCAGCTGGAGTGGCACGACTTCGCACTGACAAGTGATGCATCGAAAGCCCAAAGAACTCAATATCGCGGTTATCGATAG
- a CDS encoding ATP-dependent nuclease: MLEERLDKRARTSIAVEHRKMRSQLGHEMLSNLNSTLAKESEGLQGPTVGVQVNQSRAASCEATLVPDLDSIPFSLSGQGEQAVAKTALVMNRTTSKSNYVLVEEPENHLTHTRLRVLLNLINEREADRQVFVTTHSSYVLNRLGVDQLALLNDGGIHRLSDMDATTTAYFRKLSGFDIL, from the coding sequence TTGCTTGAAGAGCGCCTAGATAAGCGCGCTCGCACGAGTATCGCTGTCGAGCACCGAAAGATGCGCTCACAGCTCGGCCACGAGATGCTGTCCAACCTAAATAGCACGTTGGCAAAGGAGTCCGAAGGCCTGCAAGGGCCTACGGTGGGCGTTCAGGTCAACCAGTCGCGGGCAGCATCTTGCGAGGCGACTCTCGTACCCGACCTCGACTCGATCCCGTTCAGCCTGTCCGGGCAAGGTGAACAAGCCGTAGCCAAGACGGCGCTTGTCATGAATCGAACGACTTCGAAGAGTAACTATGTGCTCGTCGAGGAGCCAGAGAATCACCTGACGCACACTCGCCTGAGAGTGCTACTCAATCTGATCAATGAACGGGAGGCAGACCGGCAGGTCTTCGTCACGACCCACAGTTCTTACGTTCTCAACCGGTTAGGTGTTGATCAGCTTGCGCTCCTGAACGACGGAGGTATTCACAGGCTCAGCGACATGGATGCCACCACTACGGCATACTTCCGAAAACTTTCGGGCTTCGACATCCTCTGA